The DNA sequence ACGGGCTTTCAGCCGAAGCGCTCGCGAGGATCTTGCGTGAATACGGAGAGGAACGATGGGCGTCTAGGATCGCCCGCTTCATCGTAGACAGGAGGAAGCGCGGTCCCATCACCACGACAGCTGAGCTTGTGGACGTGATCAAGCAGGCCATACCCGCAGGGGCCAGGAGATCCGGTCCCCATCCTGCGAAAAGGAGTTTCCAGGCCTTGCGTATCGCGGTGAACGACGAACTTCGAAGCCTTTCGCGGGGCCTCGACCAAGCCGTGGATGTCGTGGGGCCGGGAGGAAGGATAGTGGTCATAGCGTTTCACTCCCTGGAGGACCGCATGGTGAAACGGAAGTTCTCCGAAAGCAGGAACTGCCTTCGCACGATCACGGTACGTGCCCTGACTCCGTGCGACGAGGAGCTCACGGCAAACCCGCGGTCGCGCAGCGCCAGACTGCGGGCGGCGCAGAGGTTCTAAGGGCGTTGGAGGGGGAATAGAGTATGGTACTGGCCGAAGCCAGGTCCGCGGCGCAGCAACGGAGGGACAACGAGAGAAGCGGCGCGAGACCGCGGTCCATCAGGCGGCGGGCCGCAGTCCGGCGTCTTGGCGCTGACGTCGTGGACGGGGCTCTCGTAACGAAGACGACCTACCCGAGGAAGGCCAACCTGGGAAGGTTCATGATCGCAGCAGCGGTCGTTACGGGGCTTCTCCTCGGCAGTCTCGGCCTGCGCGCCAAGGTCGTGAAGTGCGGGTACGCGCTCAGCAGGCTGGAGGAGGCACTGGCCTCGGCGCAAACCGAATACGACAGACTGAGCCTCGCCGTCGCGAACCTCCAATCGCTGGAGAGAGTCGAGGAAGCCGCGAGAGCGCGCCTGGGCATGGTGGATCCCACCTCCGCCGAGTTCGTGGTCCTCGCGCCGGGCGAACCTGACCGGACTGCTCCTGCAGGCGCGGAGAACGCTCCTGCGCTTGCGCCGTCCCGGTTGGGGAGAAGCTTCGCCACTCGGGCAGGCGACGCCCTGATAGGCCTGGTATCTCCCTTCGTTGCACGCTGGTTCTACGACGTGCCTATCCAGGATCACCCGAGGGTGCGAGTGGCGGCAAGATAGGACCCGGGCACGCTCTTCGGGCTCCTGGATGCGGCCAACAGGCCCGACACCGCACGTTGAGAGCGGGGACGAGGTCCGCTCGGTCGGGCTCGTTGGGGAGGCCCGGGCAAGGGAGCAGGGCGCAGGTCAAGGTAAGGCGAGGTAGGGTCTGTGTCAGTGTACTCGGGCGTGACCATCAAGAAGAGGGTAGCCTGGCTTTTTATTATGTGGGGGGCTGTCAGCCTCCTCCTCACGTTGCGCCTTTCGTGGCTCCAGGTCGTTCAGGGGGACCGTTTCCGCAAGCTTGCTCTCGACCAGCGGCTCTACCCCGTGCCCGTGGACGCGAGGAGAGGCACGATCCGGGACCGAAACGGGCGCGAGCTCGCGGTGAGCGTGAGCGCCGACTCCATCTACGCCGTTCCCGTGGAGGTGGAGGACCCGGCCGGGACTGCGGAGACCCTCGCACGCATCTTGGAACAAGACCCTGTATCCATCCGCAACAAGCTCACACAGAAGTCCGCGACAGTCTGGATAGACCGCAGGGTGGACCCTGACAAGGCCGCAGCCATTAGGAAGCTCAATCTCCCCGGCATTGGCTTCACCGAGCGAGGACAGAGGTTCTACCCCAAAGATAGGTTAGCTGCGCACATCCTTGGGATCGCCGGCATCGACAACCAGGGGCTGGAAGGCCTGGAGGTCCAGTACGACTCGCATCTTCGTGGCACGCGTGGCCAGATCGTCTCGGAGCGCGATGCGACGGGGAAAGAGATCCCTGGGGGCGTGAGCAAGTTCATCCCGCCAGTCGACGGAAACGACCTGTACCTCACCATTGACGAGGTCATTCAGTACATAGTCGAACGCGAGCTCGATCGCGGGATGACCGAGACCCGGGCAAAGCGCGGCATGATCCTCGCGATGGATCCCAAGAGCGGCGCCGTGCTGGCGATGGCCGCCCGGCCCACGTACGATCCCAATCGCTACTACGAATACCCTGAGGCGTTCCGGCGGAACATCGTCGTGTCCGACGTTTATGAGCCGGGGTCGACGTTCAAGATAGTCACGGCCGCGGCGGCCATGGAGGAGGGCCTCGTGAAGCCCTCCGACACGTTCTTCGACCCCGGGTTCATTCGCGTCGAGGACCGGTACGTCAGGTGCTGGCTTGCCGGCGGCCACGGAAGCCAGACATTCACCGAGGCAACGGAGAACTCGTGCAACGTCGTCTTCGCCACCCTCGGGATGCGTCTGGGCCCGGAGCGGTTCTACAAGTACATTCGGGCGTTTGGATTCGGCAGCCCACTCGGGATCGACTTCCCCGGAGAAGCGAGCGGCCTCCTTCAGCCGGAGAAGAACGTCGGACTCGTGGAGATAGCCAACATCTCGTTCGGTCAGGGCGTCTCCGTCACTCCGGTG is a window from the Bacillota bacterium genome containing:
- the rsmH gene encoding 16S rRNA (cytosine(1402)-N(4))-methyltransferase RsmH, translating into MNPESLKEADAPRPYHVPVMRDEVLWMLRPRPRGTYVDCTVGGGGHAAAVLEHAGPGAFLVGIDKDPEAIECAGRMLGRFPGAFKLVQGSYADLAVILAGLGITRVDGVLFDLGVASHQFDDARRGFSYMSDGPLDMRMNPGEGLSAYDLVNGLSAEALARILREYGEERWASRIARFIVDRRKRGPITTTAELVDVIKQAIPAGARRSGPHPAKRSFQALRIAVNDELRSLSRGLDQAVDVVGPGGRIVVIAFHSLEDRMVKRKFSESRNCLRTITVRALTPCDEELTANPRSRSARLRAAQRF
- a CDS encoding stage V sporulation protein D — its product is MSVYSGVTIKKRVAWLFIMWGAVSLLLTLRLSWLQVVQGDRFRKLALDQRLYPVPVDARRGTIRDRNGRELAVSVSADSIYAVPVEVEDPAGTAETLARILEQDPVSIRNKLTQKSATVWIDRRVDPDKAAAIRKLNLPGIGFTERGQRFYPKDRLAAHILGIAGIDNQGLEGLEVQYDSHLRGTRGQIVSERDATGKEIPGGVSKFIPPVDGNDLYLTIDEVIQYIVERELDRGMTETRAKRGMILAMDPKSGAVLAMAARPTYDPNRYYEYPEAFRRNIVVSDVYEPGSTFKIVTAAAAMEEGLVKPSDTFFDPGFIRVEDRYVRCWLAGGHGSQTFTEATENSCNVVFATLGMRLGPERFYKYIRAFGFGSPLGIDFPGEASGLLQPEKNVGLVEIANISFGQGVSVTPVQLLSALNAIANGGTLMRPHLASRVVAPDGSLVAEFAPEPLRQVISKETAKELSLILESVVVNGSGYRARIPGYRVAGKTGTAEKPEGGRYGEKRVASFLGFAPVEDPKISVLVVWDEPNVGISYGGVLAAPTFQAIVRDALRYMEVPPTSPVTDGDSGGGAGGARQSDLVAVPDLVGRTCAEATNLLTSSFGLQARTKGSGGMVRDQTPRPGARVPRGTTVVLYLEMSELYNEVDEEAEVPNLAGRTMKDAAHLLSAVGLRLQAEGTGSAVWQDPKPGTRIPRGSIVVVRFASTQDRQIGNPREP